CCATCAGGACCGGTCGAAGCGAGACGGCCTGAAGTCGGCGTGCAAGTACTGCCACAAGGACCGCCGCGAGCAGCGCGCCCGACAGGCGGGGGAGGCTGCGGCGTGAAGTCAGGTCTCTCGGATTGCCCGCTGTTGACGATCTTCCGGGTCGTCTCGCGGGACGAGTCCGTGAGTAGCGAAGCGCCGTCCAGCCACGGGCCGGTCTCGGCCGGCATCTGGGTCGAGAACGAGGTGATCCCGGAGTGAGCCACGAGGCTGTGACTTGGGCCTTTGACGATGCGCCCATGCTCCGGATGGCGTCCAGCGGCAAGCGGGACACGACCGCCCGGTCCGTGCTGGTGGCGCTGGCCGAACGCGCGGACGCGGTCGGCGCGAACAGTCATCCCTCACTCCTGGACGTCTGCTACCGGACCGGCTTTGACCGGAAGACCGTCCGCGAGGCGCTGCGCCGCCTTGAAGCGGCCGGGTTGATCACGAGGGACGGCACGGTCGGTGGCTGCACCCGCTGGCGGCTGGCGATGGACAAGCGCCGTCCGCCGGAGGACCGCGAGGAGTTGGAGCGCGAGGAGGACGCCAAGCGGGCGAAGACCGCTGAGCGGGTCCGTCGGCACCGCGCGACCAAGGCTGTAACGCCGCCTGAAGGCGTTACGGTAACGCCCCCGAGCGGTGTTACCACCCTCCCGGTAACGCACTTGAACGGCGTTACAAGCCTGGGTGTAACGCCCTCTGGGGGTGTTACGGAGCCGGGTGTAACGCCTTCAGATTCCGTACGTAACGCTGAAAACAGCGTTACGAGCATGGCTGTAACGCCGTTTAAAGGCGTTTGTAACGCCGTCAGCTCCACCCGAACCATCCATGAACCGTCCGTACTACTAACCGTCCTTGAACCGCCCGGTTCGGGGACTCCTCCTCCGTCGGAGTCCCCGCCCGACCAAACAACGATCGACGGCCAACTCTCACACCCCCCGTCGAAGCCCAAAGCCCGCAGCCGGACCAAGCCGAAGATCGAGCGGACCCCGGAGCAGCAGGCCGCCTTCGAAGCCGCTGACAAGATCGCGAAGTGGTGGTGGGACGCCCGCTGCCCCAACCTCGGCATCCCGGTGAAGAGCAAGAGCAACCGCAGCCCGAAGGCGTCCTTCCCCGGATTCCGCGCGTTTCTGGAGAGCTACCTCACCGCCGACCCACCGTGCAGCCCGCAAGAGGTCCAGCAAGCGCTGGAGACCTGCCGACAGTCCTGGCCGAGCGATCTCCGATTCGAGGCGGTCATCCGCGACGCGCGGGAAAAGGCACCACCCCCGCCCAACAACCGTCCCGTCGACTTCAAGCAGCAGGCCACCAACGACCTGTTCGACCAGGCGCTGCAGCGTGCCCGAGCCAGAGATGCGATGGAGGCATCGTGAACCACGAAGAGGCCGTGGTCCTCGTCCGCTACGTCAGAGCGTGCTGCCCCCAGCAGGCCATCGATGAGTACACCCCCGATGCATGGCATGACCTGCTCGGCGACCTTGACATCGACGCCTGCCGAGCCGCCGTCGTGACCATCGTCCGCCGACAGCCGTTCGTGGCCCCGGCCGAGATCCGCGCCGAGGTCCGCCGGGTCCGTGAGGAACGCATCGCCGCCCAGCGGCTTGAGGCTCCGACTCCGGACGCCGCTGAGCGGGAGGAGGTGTACCGGCAACAGCTTTGGGTCATCCTGCAGCGTGCCGCCGACGGGCACATGCCGTTCAAAGCGATCCCCGGCAGAGCGAGTTCCGGCCCGTCGGAGGCGTTCATGCGGACCCGGACGGCGGAGGACCGCGACAGGGTCCTCGCCCAGACGGTCGCCTGCCCCGCCGACCGCTGCCCGGCACGCCCCGGGGAGCCGTGCCGGCCGAGACCGGGCGAACCGCCGATGTCGGCATGGCACCCCAACCGGCTGCGCCTGGCACGCAATGAGGAACTGCTCCCCGACATCAACCCGGTGCCATCACTGGACGAGCTCGAGGCGGAGGCCGGCCGATGAACCGTCATCTGCGTTGCATCTCCGCAACCCCCAGTGCCCGGGACCGCCGCGATGCCTCCGAGATCGTCGACGGGGCCATCGAGCGCCGCCGGTTCCACGACGACGGCACCCTCGCCGACACCCGCTGGAACGGCTGGCGTCTGGACGCCGCCCACCAGCAGTTCGTGCTGGAGTCCGACGACGGCCACATCACCTACGCCGTCGACCTCCTGCGCTGTGACCAGTCCGCTGCGGTCCTCGACGCGGTCACACAGGCCGCCGTACGGGACTGGTCGCCGCGGTTCGACGGGGCCCGGGTGGTCGCCGGGCTGGTGTTCGCGTTCGACGACGTCATCGGTCTGCAGGCGAACGTGTGCGGCTGGGGCGTGGACCAGGTCCTGTCGGGCCTGCGGATCCGGGAGCGGATCTACGAGTTCGTCCGCCGCTTCGAGGGCGGGGCACGGTCATGACCGCCGGCCAGGTGGCAGCGCCGGCGGCCGACCCCGGCGGCGACGTCTACGAGGCGGCGCTCGCCGCACGCGGGGGCCGGGAGTACCGGGGCGGCCCGGTCTGCTGGGACCGGTGCGACGGCGTCTGCCGCGATTGCCGGCGGCCCGAGCCGCAGGAAGGGACGTGAACGCCGTGTCGTTCGATGACGGGACCCAAGCGGCTATTGCCGCTCTCACCCACAGGGTGCGGGAGCGGGACGCCGCCGAGGAGCAGACCCCCGCGGACCTGTTCGCGGCCGAGTTCTTCACGGCGTTGCGGGGCCAGGGATGGAGGCCCACCGCGGCGGTACGCGTCGACGCGCAGTGGAAGACCGCCGTTTCCCGCGACGGGGTCGAGGCCGGGGACGCGTACCGGCTGGCCCGCGAGCATCTCGCCCGGATCGGGCGAGGGGTGCGGTGCGAGGTGTGCTGCCCCTGCGAACAGTGCGCGCCGCCGTACGAGCGGACCGCCTGCACGTGCGACACCGCGTGCGGCACGGCCTCCTGCGGCGCCCGGAACGCGGCGGGGGGTGCCGCGTGAGCGCCCCGCACCCGCTGGTGGTCCAACTCGCCCGAGCCAGGGAGGAACAGGGCTTGTCCCGCCGGGCGGCCAGCAACGCCGCGAGATTCGGCAGCGCACGCGTGAACGGCTGGGAGCAGGGCCGCTGCGCGCCGACCATCGTCGCGTTGGAGCAGTACGCGGCATTCCTCGGGTACCGCATCGTCCTCGTCCGCGACGGGCAGGCGGTCGTGACGCTCCCACGGCTGGAAGCAGAACTGGCCCCGGCCGCCCCGACGCCTCGGGAGCGGAAGCCGCCCCCGCCGATCACGGCGGAACGCGCCGCCGAGAACAGGCGCGTGCTGGCCGCCGCGCTCGGCATCGCCGACGACATGCCCATTCGGAGTGATGCAGCGTGACCCGCACGGCCCCCTACCGGGTACTGGTCATCGGTTCCCGAACCTGGCGGAACTTCGAGCCCGTGTACGCCGCCTTGGACGAGCTGCTGCGCCAGCACCCCGACATGGTGTTGATCCACGGTGCGTGCCGTGAGGGCGTGGACGCGATCGCGGACCGGTGGGCGATCCGTCGTGGCGTGACCGGTGAGGACCGGCTGTGGCGGCTGGCCGCCCCCTGGAAGGTCCACGGTAAGGCCGCTGGGGGGCTCCGAAATCAGGAGATGGTCGACCGCCGTCCGGACGTGTGCGTGGCGTTCATTGACCCGTGTGTGTCCCAGATCTGTAGGCGCCAGAGCGTTCACGGTTCGCATGGCGGTGAGGACTGCGTCCGCCGTGCCCGCAAGGCCCGCATCCGGACCGTGGCGGTCCGTTCCTGGGAGCCCCGCCCCGGTCAGCCGGCACTGTTCGGGAGGCCGTCATGACCGCCCGGGACGTGCATGTAGTCCGCCGCGACGACGGGGTGTGGAACGCGTTCTGCATCTCCGAGCTGTGCGGGTCCTACGCCGGTCACTACTCGCACGACGTGTACGAGGGCGACAGCAGGGCGGCTGCCCAGAGAGCGGCCACCGGACACCGCCGGGAGCTCCGCCGGATCCAGGCCGAGCGGGACGCCCCACCGCACTGCGATGCGTGCGGGCAGCGGCTCCCTCGAGGCGGTGGCGTCACGTGACGCGGGGTCATGGCAGCGCCCACCGACTTCGCGATCGGCTGGGAATGGAACACCGGCCGGATCCTCTACTACGACCCGGGCACTGGGCAGTGGGCGACGCTTGGGCCCCCTGAGGACACCGGGAACGTGCCCCTGCCCTTGGCCGCGGGGTTCTCCTCTGCGGGCCAGAACACCGTGCGGAAGATCGACGGCGTCGTATACATCGATCTCAACGCGCGGGCCGCGGCCGGTCTGGCGGTCGTCGGTGGAACCCGCGTCGCGGCGATCCCATCGGCGTTCCAGCCAGCCGCGCCCAAACCGTTCGCGCTCGTCCTTCCTGGGGCGTACTGCCGGCTCGTCGTGCAGCCCACCGGCCACGTCGAGATGACCCTCCTGAGCGAATCCCCTCTCTTCGAGACGCTCGTGCAGGGCGTCTTCAGCTACGTCCCTTAGGAGACCCCTCGTGGCACGGCACCTTTTCGGTGGCATCGCGGACTTCGTCGTCGGTGCGGGGGACGAGGTCACCGTCGGGTCGCTCACCGGCCTCCAAAACCTCCTTGTCCCCGACCAGGACGTGACCTTCTGGACGGCGCCGAGCGGCGGCGTGCAGTACACCGATCTCCTCGACCTCACCGACACGCCCATCCCGGATGGAACCCTCACCACCGGCAGCACCGGCGCCTATCCCCAGTTCCGAGGACCTGACGGCGTCACCCTCATGTACGCCGACGCGGGCGGTGCGCGCCGCGCCGTCGTCGCGGTCGACCTCGGCGCCGACATCGCGTCGCTGCTTCAAAGGCTCGCGGAGTTGGAGGCCACGGTCGCCGAGCAGCAGAGCCTGCTGACCTACGCCCTCTACGGCCTGCGGTACGACCCCGGCGCCGGGGCCTACCCGTCCGTGCCCGCGGAACTGGCGGGCCAGCAGTACCTGATCTGGATCGGGCCGCCCGCCCCGTCGGGCGCGCGGACCAAGGACATCCACATCGACACGGTGGAGTGACGCATGCCGCTCACTGTCTCCCAGATGACCCGGACGGGCTGGCGGGACCTCGGCGCGTCGGGCCCGGCGCCCACGTCGCTGCTGATGGGGGCGGCGTCCTTCCACGCGCCGCTCTCCTCCCAACAGTCATGGACGCAGGTGTTGGAGCCGCAGGTCGGCCCCATGACCGTGCGTCGCTCCTACCAGTCCGAGGCCCAGGGCATCCCGTCCTCGTGGGCCGCCAGCGAGGCGGCGCTCGACGTGGGGGTCCGGGCCGCCGTCCTGTCGCTGCGGCCTCCCATCGCGACGTTCCAGACCGGCTCCCTCGACGCCGCGCTCCGCGCCTTTCTGGCGTCCGTCCCCGACGACGGGTTCCCCAAGTTCCTGGTGCCGTGGCACGAAGCGGATTCCAAGGTCCGCCGCGGCGAGTACACGCGGGCGCAGTGGATGTCGGCCGCCCGCCGGTTCGGCGACATCGTCCACGACGCCGCGATCCCCAACCTCTACGTCACCCCCTGCATGACCGGGTGGCTGTGGCATGACCCTGCGCAGGGCGCCGGGCAGCCCGAACAGTGGTGGCAGGACGGCGTCTACGACGTGTGGTCCGTCGACTACTACAACGACGCGCCCGCCGCGATGTTCGGGCCCGTCGTGCAGTACGCCCGAGATCACCAGATCCCCTGGGCGGTCGCCGAGACCGGCTGGATCGACGACTTCGACGCCCCGGCCGTCAAGGCGCAGCGGATCGCCGACACCGCCGCGTACTGCGCCACCACCGGCTCGGGCGGGTTCCCGACTGCGGTGTTCCAGACCTGGTTCGACTCCGACGTCGGTTTCGACCCGAGCGTCTCCGCGCTGGCGTTCACCCCGACGTCCTCGGCGGCGTCGATCGCCGCGGCGAACGTCGCATGCCAGACCTACTACCGCGATCCCCGGACCGTGATCTTGTGAGGGTGATTCTGTGAGCATCGGATTTCGCGCCGCCGCCTCCGGCTCGGGCGGCAACAGCGTCTCGGTCACGATCCCGGCCGGCGTCCAGGCCGGTGACAGCCTGCTCCTGATGGTGTACGTCAACACGGACTGCACGATCACGACCCCGTCCGGTTGGCAGGTCGCCAAGGCGCAGCAACAGGCCGAGGCCGGCGGGGCCACCGCCGCGATCTTCAAGCGGCTCGCGCAGACCGGCGACGCCAGCACCAACGCCGTCAGCACCAACGACGGCGCGGCGGGCGTCAAGGCCGGAGCCCTGCTGATCGCCCACTCCGGGACCGACACCGTCGACCCGGTGCACGCGATCAACTCCCGCCTGGACACCGGCGGCACCGCGAGCGTCCCGACGCCCGCGGTGACCACCGGCGTGGACGGCTGCTGGGTCGTGGAGATGTGCACCACCAAATCCTCGACCACCACCGTGTGGAGCACGGTCCCGGCCGGGTCGACGTCGCGGGTGTCGCTGATCGGCACCGGCGGCGGACACGTCGACGGAGCGGTCGCCGACCGCGGCCCGGTCACCCCGGGCGGGTACGGCGGCGGCACCTTCACCCAGGACGCCAACCAGTCGAGCGCGATCAGCTACACGATCGCGCTCGCCCCCAAGACCTCGACGCAGACGCTGCGGCCCGTCTCCGACGTCACCGTCGGGTCCTACACCGCGGTTCCCACCCCTGGCGCCGGCGTCGCCCTCGCGAGCAGGATCGGCGAGGCCGTCCGCGACGACAACAGCTACATCCAGACCCCCAACGCGCCGTCGGCCGCGGTGTACGAAGCGCGCCTGGCCGCAGGCCAAGACCCCCTGTCCAGCGACGACCACACGGTGACGGTGGTGCTGTCCACCGCCGGCGGCGCCACCTCCAGCTCCTGCGCCGTCGCGCTGGTCCAGGGAACCACGGTGATCAGGTCGCAGACGTTCACCGACGTCCCGGCCACCCCGACCGTCTACACCATCGACCTGACCGGCGCCGA
The DNA window shown above is from Thermomonospora umbrina and carries:
- a CDS encoding helix-turn-helix domain-containing protein yields the protein MSHEAVTWAFDDAPMLRMASSGKRDTTARSVLVALAERADAVGANSHPSLLDVCYRTGFDRKTVREALRRLEAAGLITRDGTVGGCTRWRLAMDKRRPPEDREELEREEDAKRAKTAERVRRHRATKAVTPPEGVTVTPPSGVTTLPVTHLNGVTSLGVTPSGGVTEPGVTPSDSVRNAENSVTSMAVTPFKGVCNAVSSTRTIHEPSVLLTVLEPPGSGTPPPSESPPDQTTIDGQLSHPPSKPKARSRTKPKIERTPEQQAAFEAADKIAKWWWDARCPNLGIPVKSKSNRSPKASFPGFRAFLESYLTADPPCSPQEVQQALETCRQSWPSDLRFEAVIRDAREKAPPPPNNRPVDFKQQATNDLFDQALQRARARDAMEAS
- a CDS encoding helix-turn-helix domain-containing protein; protein product: MSAPHPLVVQLARAREEQGLSRRAASNAARFGSARVNGWEQGRCAPTIVALEQYAAFLGYRIVLVRDGQAVVTLPRLEAELAPAAPTPRERKPPPPITAERAAENRRVLAAALGIADDMPIRSDAA
- a CDS encoding zinc finger domain-containing protein, translated to MNHEEAVVLVRYVRACCPQQAIDEYTPDAWHDLLGDLDIDACRAAVVTIVRRQPFVAPAEIRAEVRRVREERIAAQRLEAPTPDAAEREEVYRQQLWVILQRAADGHMPFKAIPGRASSGPSEAFMRTRTAEDRDRVLAQTVACPADRCPARPGEPCRPRPGEPPMSAWHPNRLRLARNEELLPDINPVPSLDELEAEAGR
- a CDS encoding DUF2493 domain-containing protein, with translation MTRTAPYRVLVIGSRTWRNFEPVYAALDELLRQHPDMVLIHGACREGVDAIADRWAIRRGVTGEDRLWRLAAPWKVHGKAAGGLRNQEMVDRRPDVCVAFIDPCVSQICRRQSVHGSHGGEDCVRRARKARIRTVAVRSWEPRPGQPALFGRPS